The Corynebacterium freiburgense region CGTCGAAACGCGTCTAAATGCGGGCAATCCGAATTTCCGAAGCCAGAATTGCTTGTGCGCCAAGTGCAGCCAGCTCATCCATAATTGCATTCGCCTGACGTTTCGGAACCATTGCACGCACTGCAACCCAATCCTCTAGTGCCAATGGAGACACCGTTGGTCCGGAAATCCCGGGCGTAATTTTGGTCGCCAAATCCAATAATGTGCGGGGCACATTGTAATCAAGCATAAGGAAATTCTGCGCATGCAAAATACCTTCCACACGCCGCAAAAGCACCTGCTGCTCAGGGGTTACCAGTGCGTCTCGACGCCCCACAATCACTGCCTCCGACGCCACCAGCGGCTCTCCAAAAGGCTCTAACCCTTGTTGCCGCAGGGTTCGTCCAGTTGAAACAACGTCTGCAATAGCATCCGCGACACCTAATTTAATGGAAATCTCGACCGCACCATCCAGCCGAATAACTTCTGCATCGATCCCATGTCGAGCCAAATCTTTGCGCACAAGATTCGGATATGATGTGGCGATTCGCTTGCCTTGTAGCTTTTCAATTGTCCAATCTGCATCGCGCGGGGCAGCATAACGAAACGAAGAAGCACCAAATCCTAGGGTAAGTACTTCCTGCACATTTGCTAGCGAATCTGCGGCGAGATCACGACCAGTAATTCCTAAATCTAAATGACCATTTGCAACATAGATTGCAATATCTTTGGGTCGAAGAAAGAAGAATTCAACATTATTTGTTTTATCTACTACGGTAAGCGCTTTGGTATCACCCCGGCCAACATATCCGGCTTCGCGCAAAATTTCTACGGCCGCTTCGGAGAGTGATCCTTTATTCGGAACAGCAACTTTTAGCATGATTCCCCCTATAGGTATTTATATACGTCTTCGGGGGTAATACCACGGGCTACCATTATGACCTGGGTCCAATATATGAGTTGCGAGATTTCTTCCGCAAGCTCCTCATCCGACTGGTATTCGGCAGCTAACCAGACTTCGCCTGCTTCCTCAATAACCTTTTTGCCAAGTGTATGAACTCCCTTATCAAGGGCGGCAACGGTGCCAGAGCCTTCAGGGCGAGTCTCCACGCGCTGAAGCAGTTCGGTATAGAGCGAGTCAAATGTTTTCACGCGTGACATTCTTTCATACCACTCGCGCACCTCACCCACGCCCACCCCCTCAAACGAAGATATTTGGGTCACATCAATAACCCGGCAACCTGCGGCACTCGCGGCCGCTATACCTGCACGCGAATCTTCAAAAACTAAACATTCGTCCGGCCGAACACCAAGTCTTTGAGCAGCCGTTCGATACCCTTCCGGATTCGGCTTTCCTTCCGAAACTTCATCGCCAGTAATACTGCCAGCAAAACGATGAACCCCTATTGCCCGGATAGCTGGCGCCGCAAGTACACGCGGTGTATTCGTCACAACAAACGATGGAATTTCGGCTTGATTAAGGGCATCCAGAAGCTCTACGACCCCTTCAGAAATATGTGCTTGCGGATACAGTTGTTGCATCCGGTCAAGCATTTGCTGATAATAACGTGCAATATCCTTGTCCGAGAGGGTGATTCCAGCGTGTTCCGCACAAATTGCCGCAGTATGGGCAAATGTTCCACCAATTGTACGACGCTGTAGTTCCGATGGAATTCGACGCCCCATAGCCTCACTCATTTCATATGTTGCCTGAGCCCATAAAGGCTCAGAATCCATAAGTGTGCCGTCCATATCCCACAAAATCGCTTTCAGCATATTTCCGAGTGTACTTGCGATTTTGTGAGCACTAAAAAGCCAGAAAAGTAGAAACCACGCAAGTTTCGAACGAATTTACCACTATATGTCTCTTTTTAACTGTAGGGTGGCCGTATGAAACGAGTAGTTATCTTGGGTCGCGGTGGGGCAGGTAAATCCACGCTTGCCCGAGCTTTAGCCGCCCGTTTGAATATTGCCACTATAAACCTTGATTCGCTGTTCTGGAAAGCTGATCTCTCTCCCACCCCCGCCAAAGAATGGCGGGAAATTCAACAACAATTAATTGCAAACGAACATTGGATTATTGATGGGGATTTAGGGCCCTATGACAGCGACCTAGCATTGCGCATCAATGCTGCCGACACGATTATTGTTCTTGACTATCCACTTGGTATTTGCACTTGGCGTACATTGCGCCGCGGAAAAGAAAACCTAGATTATTGGCGATGGGTTATTAGTTACCGATTCCGTTATTTGCCAAAGATAAAAAGAACTATTCACCAGTATGGAAATGGTGCGAAAGTCCATTATGTACATAGTCCTTGGGGAATACCCGACCTTATAAACGCAACTGCGGCACTGCCACACTAGCAACCGCATGACTGCCGAGATACTTGGAGGTAAATACCATGCAAGCGTTCCTCGACAATTGGCAAGACGAAGTCTACTCTCATCAAGAAATCACAATCTCTGATGACAGCGAAATTCCCACACTCGTGAGCAAACTCAACGGCGAAACACATACGTTGATTTCGTTTGTTATCGCACTCGAAGGCAGGTTCCTTCAAGTAGCTGGTGGTCCGGAATATTTTGTTGTCACTGGAAAGGAATCCGACACTTCCTATAATCTCACCGACCCAAATTCTGATTCGGAAGAACGTGTAGCAATTGTGGCTGGTGGGCAAGAAGGATTATTTGAACATAAATACGCAATTACAAAGCACGAGGCCACAAAAGCCGCGCTTGCATACTTCCACGCAGCAGCAATCCCCACCGAAGATCCAAGATTTACTTGGGAAATCCTAGAACCTCAAAGCGGGGATATGGAAGAATTCGAGGATGCAACAAACTAGTTGCCAGGCTTTTTGCTCACCTGGTTTGTTTTAGTCTTCGTCTTCATCCTCCAGGAAAGGCTCTGCAAGCGCCAGTAATGCAGGTACTGAAGGACAGACGTACCATGAGCCGGTCACGACATCGGTAAAGTAGGTCAGTGCGTCACGAGGACCGTCGACTGCGCCTGCCATCCTGCGCAACATCTCTTCCAAACGCCACTGGTCGAAGGAAAAACCGATAAAGATCGTGCCGTGTTCCTTTAAACCGCCATACGAAGTATTACGACGAAGTACTGCCAATTCTTCGCCATCGTCTTCAACGACGGTTCGGGAAACGTGGGATGAATCCGGCATAACATCTTCTGGCAGTTCCACGCTATCTTCACGAGTACGGCCAATAACAGATTCTTGCTTTTCTTGAGAAAGATCAGCCCATTTACGCACCAAATGTTGCCACTTTTGCACCAGAGCTACTGATGCACCTGCGCCCGGCTCGCCTTGTGGAATCGCAATAATTCCTGGAACTTCCAAAGCACCGGGGTTTTCCGTACCGTCTTCAAAACCTGTAAGGTCGCGATTGTGGGCATAGACCCAGCCCACCATTTCCTCACCAATGGTAAAGAACTCACGAACCTCGCCCATAATGTGCTTCCCTACTTCAAAGCACTGTGAACGGGACTCAGAGGCGATCCAAAGCCAAGCATCATGTTGGGTTGCTGGCATCTGGTAGTCACCAGCACCCTTAATTGGCTCATTAAAACCATGAACATTTGCAGGAACATCGGAAGCATCGGCTATGTCCGCCCAGATTTCCGGCCGAATACCCAATACTGCGTTAGCTCCTACAGTTGTGGGCAGATTTACGGCCGCAGCAAGGGCACCAAAGGCTTCTTTAGCATCGACACCTTGTGCGAGGTCCAGTTCAAGATATAAATGATCGGTTGTGCCGTAGGCATTTATTCCATTTTGGTAAGTCATACACGCTATTATGCCCGAACACGATAAAAAGACATACCGCATGGACCTGTACTGGCACCAGCAGGCACCTACTATCAATTCGTACAAATATTAAAAAAGCGCCGCTTCCTGCGACGCTTTGAGAAATTACAAATTATGCTGGTGAGGCATTTGGATCCGTACTTGCATTACCGCTTGTGCCTCCATCACCAATTTTGTCATCGATGGCTTGACGCGCCTTGCTAATATGCGAACTTTTATCCGCACCTAATTTCTGCGCTGCAGCTTGCTCGGCCTTATCCAATACCGTATCTGTTACAGTCTCGCTTTTTAGCGCTTCCTGCGCTTTTTGCTTTGCGGAATCAAAAAGTCCCATATTGATCACTCCTTTAGCTATTTAGCTTTCTGCCCAATATACGCACACTCACATCAATACGAAAGACTCTATAACCAAAAATTATGAGAGTTCATAGATACTTGAGTTGAATATTAGACATTAAAGTACTTCGCCTCAGGGTGATAGAGCACAAATGCATCCGTTGACTGCTCAGGATGAAGTTGCAGTTCTTCGGATAATTCCACACCAATACGTTCTGGTTGCAACAGGTCCACCAAAATGCGACGTGATTCCAGATCAGGACAAGAGCCATAACCAAAGGAATAACGGGCTCCGCGATAATCCAGATCAAAGAATCGACGTGTGTCAGAGGCGTCCTCATCCCCGGCTGTTTTACCATCACCAAGGTTTAATTCCGAACGCACACGCGCATGCCAGTATTCCGCGAGTGCTTCGGTAAGTTGGACACCAATTCCATGAACTTCAAGGTAATCCCGATATTCGTGGGCGGCAAAAAGCTCATTGGCAAAATCGGCAATTGGTTGTCCCATAGTGACCAACTGGAACGGTAAGACATCAACAATGCCTGTGCGCAGGGCGTCGTTACGCGAACGAATGAAATCTGCGATGCAGAGAAACTTCCCTCGTTGCTGACGTGGAAATGAAATGCGTGCTCGTTCTGGAGCATCGGGCCGCGGCTGCTCCAGAATAATAATCTCATCTCCTTCGGAGACTGCCGGAAAATACCCATATACCACCGCCGCGTGATCAAGTATTCCAGCGGCTTTTAGCCGATCTATCCATGCGCGCAACCGCGGGCGACCTTCCGATTCAACAAGATCGTTATAGTCGGGCCCCTCACCGCCTCGGGTGGGTTTGAGTCCCCATTGACCCATAAATAATGCGCGTTCATCAAGGGTGGGAAGATACTGTGCCAAGGGCAAACCTTTAATAATTCTGGTACCCCAAAACGGTGGAGTTGCTATTGGAACATCTGTTGCCACATCGCTACGTTCTGGCACTTCAACAACGGGTGTAGACGCTTTGCGTTCGGCGGCAATTTTTCGTGATCGCTCGTGCCTTGCTCGGCGTTCCTCCTTTTTCTTTGCAGTCGCAAGGGCTTCCGGGGAGTCAGCGGCAGGACCTTCTCCTCGTTTTATGGCCATAATTTCATCCATAAGCCGCAGCCCTTCGAAGGCATCGCGAGCGTAATGCACGTCTCCGTGGTAGATCTCCGTTAGATCGTTTTCAACATATGTTCGAGTTAGTGCTGCACCGCCTAAAAGTACGGGCAAGTCCGCCGCCCCGGAAGAATTCATTTCTTGCAGGTTTTCTTTCATAATAACGGTGGATTTCACCAATAAACCTGACATGCCTACAACGTCGGCACCATGATCGCGGGCGGCCGAAATTATCGTTGCTACAGGTTGTTTAATACCTAAATTAATTACATTATAACCGTTATTGGAAAGAATGATATCCACTAAGTTTTTGCCAATATCGTGAACATCGCCCTTGACCGTCGCTAGAACTATTGTTCCTTTACCTCCGGAGTCGTCTGCCGCCTCCATAAATTGCTCAAGATACGCAACGGCCACTTTCATTGTTTCTGCAGATTGCAAAACAAACGGCAATTGCATTTGTCCAGAACCAAAAAGTTCTCCAACGGTTTTCATGCCCCCAAGAAGGTCCTGATTAATAATCTCAATCGGGGACTTCTCCTTCATTGCGGCATCAAGATCAGGTTCGATTCCGTTTTTCTCACCATCAATAATGCGCTGCGAAAGGCGTTCGAATAGCGGCATGGCTGCTAGAGCTTCAGCACGTGCATCTTTTGCAGAGGCGGCAGAAACACCCTCAAATAACTGCATAAACGTTTGCAGCGGATCATACTCCTCGGTGCGCCTGTCATACACCATGTCAAGCGCAACTTCGCGTTGCCGTGGATCGATTCGATTCATTGGAAGAATCTTCGATGAGTGCGCGATTGCCGTATCAAGCCCAGCTTCAATGCATTCATGCAAAAATACAGAATTTAATACTTGGCGGGCCGCCGGATTGAGACCAAATGAAATATTGGATAAACCAAGGGTGGTGTGTACGTTTGGGTATTTGGCTTTAAGCTCGCGGATCGCATTAATGGTCTCAATCCCATCGCCACGGGTTTCTTCCTGGCCAGTGGAGATGGGAAATGTAAGGCAGTCTACGATGATATCTTCCTGCTTGAGTCCCCATGTACCGGTAATATCATCGATTAAGCGAGATGCAATTTCAACCTTTTTTTCGCAGGTGCGCGCTTGTCCTTCTTCATCAATTGTCAGCGCAACCACGGCAGCACCATGTTCTTTTACCAATTGCATGATTTTCTGGTACCGCGAATCTGGCCTATCACCGTCTTCGAAATTTACAGAATTTACTGCGCAGCGACCACCTAAATGTTCAAGCCCTGTTTGGATTACCGCTGGCTCGGTGGAGTCAATCATAATCGGCAATGTGGAACTAGTGGCCAACAATCCTGCTAGCTGTGCCATATCTTCGCGCCCGTCGCGGCCCACATAATCTACGCAGAGATCGAGCATATGTGCGCCATCGCGGGTTTGTTGTTTTGCAATATCTACACAGGTTTCCCAGTCGCCTGCGAGCATTGCTTCGCGGAAAGCTTTAGACCCATTGGCGTTAGTGCGTTCGCCGATCATAGTAATACCGGTGTCTTGGGTAAGCGGCATCGTTGTGTATAGCGACGATACGTTATTATCGGCGCTTGGGGTGCGTTGCGCTGGCGTAATGCTTTTTACCGCTTCGGCAACTACACGGATGTGCTCAGGGGTTGTGCCGCAACAACCACCCACCATTGATAAGCCATATTCAGTGATAAAAGTGCGTAAGGAATCCGCTAATTCCGGCGCGGTCAGTGGGTATTCAGCACCTTTGTTACCTAAAATTGGCAATCCTGCGTTTGGCATAACTGAAACCGGAATCGAAGCATGCTGTGAAAGATAGCGTAGGTGTTCGCTCATTTCATCGGGACCGGTGGCACAATTCAGCCCGATCATAGAAATCCCGAGACGCTCAAGCGCGGTAAGCGCGGCACCGATTTCTGAGCCCAGCAACATCGTGCCAGTGGTTTCCACAGTTACATGGCAAATAATCGGAAGTATTGTGCCCAGTTCAGTAAAAGCTTCATGACACCCCAATACTGCAGCTTTGACCTGAAGAAGATCTTGTGCGGTTTCTACGAGGATGCCATCTGCTCCGCCTTCGACCATGCCTAAGGCAGCCTGCTTGTAGTACTGCTTTAAATCAATATAGGAGGCATGCCCAAGGGAAGGCAGCTTTGTGCCTGGCCCCATTGAACCTACAACAAAACGGGGTATGCCATCTTCACTTGGCCCCATTTCATCGGCTACCTCGCGAGCGAGCCGCACACCTTTATATGAAAGTTCACGGCAGCGATCTTCGATACCGTAGTCTGCAAGATTGGGTAAGTTGCAACCAAAGGTATTGGTTTCTACTAAATCGGCGCCCGCTTCGAAGTACGCTCGGTGAATAGCTTTTAAAATATCGGGCCGGGTGTGATTGAGAATCTCATTGCAACCCTCAAGCCCTAAAAAGTCTTTTTCAATATCGAGGTCAAAAGACTGTAATTGCGTCCCCATGGCGCCATCACCAATAAGAACACGTTGCTGTAGAGCTTCGAGGAGGTTCATAAAACAGACAGCTTAGTATGTTTTTGGTTTAGGTCATAGTTCACGCCTGCAACACGCTCGCTGGCTGCGCTTATATTGAAAATACCAAGCGACTATTCAAACTCTGGCAATGTTTTTAGTCCTTCTTCGTCTATTCCGGCGTCGACGAGAACCTGGTGAATAAATTCGGTGAGTTCGTGCTCTTCTTCCGGCTCAATAATGGCGTCACCGTACTTAAAATTCAACGCATTTAAATCGGCAATTAAACCGCCAGCACGCGTAAGCAGGCCTTCGGCATCGAGGGCCGCGGCGTCGTAAAGAAACTTTTCAAGGAGTACTCGTAACTCTGACAATGCCCCTGGAGGAAATGGTTCTTCCCAGAATTCCTTTTCGTGTTCGCGCAAATATGAGCCAGTAGCGTAATCAGTAAGCGTTGACATAAATTCTTCAATGAATCCCTGATGCTGTGTCATTGCTCCCCCATTAGATTAATTCCAATAAGGGCATCTAAAGCTTGGGCGACAATTTCCCCGCCGCGCTCCGTGCTATTGGAGCCCAAAAGTACTTGTTCAGACCAAGCATCAATGGCTTCCAATACTTTTTGGGTTTGCAGGTCATAAGCCAAAAAAGCCCTAATGGAAGCTACTAATTGCTCAGCATCCTTATTATTGGAGGGCAATGCAACTGCCCGCAACCACCTGCCAAGACGCACTTCGGCTTCTGCCAAAAGACCATCTGACCAATTGCGAATTTCTCGATAATGCCCCGTCATTAATGCAATTCGAATTGCCCTGGGATCATGACCGGCCTGCACTAATCGGGATACAAATACTAGATTGCCCAAGGATTTACTCATTTTTACACCATCTAAAGCGAGCATCCCGGTATGCACATAATGCCCTGCCATTCGTGCACATCCTAAAGCAGCTTCTGCATGCGCGGCACTAAATTCATGGTGTGGGAAAATCAAATCCGCGCCGCCACCCTGAATCGCAAAGCTTGAGCCCAATCGATTTGTCGCAATTGCTGAGCATTCAATGTGCCAACCCGGGCGTCCGGCCCCAAAAGGCGCATCCCATTCAGGTTCGCCATCCTTTGATTTCCGCCATACTAATGCATCCAATGGGTGACGTTTACCTGGCCGATCAGGGTCCCCACCGCGTTCGGCAAAATAGGCGCGCATAGTTGTATGATCATAATTTGATTCATACCCAAAGTTTTTTGTAGCGTCGATTGAAGCATATAAGTCACCATGCAACTCATACACGGCACCTACTGAAATAAGTCGCTTTACCAGCTCAATAACTTCCGGCACAGTGTTCATAACACTGACATAATCACGTGGTGGAATTATACGTAGGGCTTCCATATCGGAACGGAACAAATCAATCTGCTCCGTACCTAATTCACGCCAATCAACACCGTCTCTATTGGCCCGTTCAAATAACGGATCATCCACATCGGTGACATTTTGAACATAATGCACTTCATGGCCATTATCCAGTAATTGCCTATAGATTAAATCAAACGCAAGGTAGGTTGCTGCGTGGCCCAGATGCGTTGCGTCATATGGAGTAATTCCACAGACATACATACCAGCAGTGCCATCAACTTGGACTGGGCGTATTTCCCCATCAGCAGTATCAA contains the following coding sequences:
- the hisG gene encoding ATP phosphoribosyltransferase — encoded protein: MLKVAVPNKGSLSEAAVEILREAGYVGRGDTKALTVVDKTNNVEFFFLRPKDIAIYVANGHLDLGITGRDLAADSLANVQEVLTLGFGASSFRYAAPRDADWTIEKLQGKRIATSYPNLVRKDLARHGIDAEVIRLDGAVEISIKLGVADAIADVVSTGRTLRQQGLEPFGEPLVASEAVIVGRRDALVTPEQQVLLRRVEGILHAQNFLMLDYNVPRTLLDLATKITPGISGPTVSPLALEDWVAVRAMVPKRQANAIMDELAALGAQAILASEIRIARI
- a CDS encoding phosphoribosyl-ATP diphosphatase, with translation MSRVKTFDSLYTELLQRVETRPEGSGTVAALDKGVHTLGKKVIEEAGEVWLAAEYQSDEELAEEISQLIYWTQVIMVARGITPEDVYKYL
- a CDS encoding Imm1 family immunity protein, whose product is MQAFLDNWQDEVYSHQEITISDDSEIPTLVSKLNGETHTLISFVIALEGRFLQVAGGPEYFVVTGKESDTSYNLTDPNSDSEERVAIVAGGQEGLFEHKYAITKHEATKAALAYFHAAAIPTEDPRFTWEILEPQSGDMEEFEDATN
- a CDS encoding Dyp-type peroxidase, which encodes MTYQNGINAYGTTDHLYLELDLAQGVDAKEAFGALAAAVNLPTTVGANAVLGIRPEIWADIADASDVPANVHGFNEPIKGAGDYQMPATQHDAWLWIASESRSQCFEVGKHIMGEVREFFTIGEEMVGWVYAHNRDLTGFEDGTENPGALEVPGIIAIPQGEPGAGASVALVQKWQHLVRKWADLSQEKQESVIGRTREDSVELPEDVMPDSSHVSRTVVEDDGEELAVLRRNTSYGGLKEHGTIFIGFSFDQWRLEEMLRRMAGAVDGPRDALTYFTDVVTGSWYVCPSVPALLALAEPFLEDEDED
- a CDS encoding Rv0909 family putative TA system antitoxin → MGLFDSAKQKAQEALKSETVTDTVLDKAEQAAAQKLGADKSSHISKARQAIDDKIGDGGTSGNASTDPNASPA
- the metH gene encoding methionine synthase; protein product: MNLLEALQQRVLIGDGAMGTQLQSFDLDIEKDFLGLEGCNEILNHTRPDILKAIHRAYFEAGADLVETNTFGCNLPNLADYGIEDRCRELSYKGVRLAREVADEMGPSEDGIPRFVVGSMGPGTKLPSLGHASYIDLKQYYKQAALGMVEGGADGILVETAQDLLQVKAAVLGCHEAFTELGTILPIICHVTVETTGTMLLGSEIGAALTALERLGISMIGLNCATGPDEMSEHLRYLSQHASIPVSVMPNAGLPILGNKGAEYPLTAPELADSLRTFITEYGLSMVGGCCGTTPEHIRVVAEAVKSITPAQRTPSADNNVSSLYTTMPLTQDTGITMIGERTNANGSKAFREAMLAGDWETCVDIAKQQTRDGAHMLDLCVDYVGRDGREDMAQLAGLLATSSTLPIMIDSTEPAVIQTGLEHLGGRCAVNSVNFEDGDRPDSRYQKIMQLVKEHGAAVVALTIDEEGQARTCEKKVEIASRLIDDITGTWGLKQEDIIVDCLTFPISTGQEETRGDGIETINAIRELKAKYPNVHTTLGLSNISFGLNPAARQVLNSVFLHECIEAGLDTAIAHSSKILPMNRIDPRQREVALDMVYDRRTEEYDPLQTFMQLFEGVSAASAKDARAEALAAMPLFERLSQRIIDGEKNGIEPDLDAAMKEKSPIEIINQDLLGGMKTVGELFGSGQMQLPFVLQSAETMKVAVAYLEQFMEAADDSGGKGTIVLATVKGDVHDIGKNLVDIILSNNGYNVINLGIKQPVATIISAARDHGADVVGMSGLLVKSTVIMKENLQEMNSSGAADLPVLLGGAALTRTYVENDLTEIYHGDVHYARDAFEGLRLMDEIMAIKRGEGPAADSPEALATAKKKEERRARHERSRKIAAERKASTPVVEVPERSDVATDVPIATPPFWGTRIIKGLPLAQYLPTLDERALFMGQWGLKPTRGGEGPDYNDLVESEGRPRLRAWIDRLKAAGILDHAAVVYGYFPAVSEGDEIIILEQPRPDAPERARISFPRQQRGKFLCIADFIRSRNDALRTGIVDVLPFQLVTMGQPIADFANELFAAHEYRDYLEVHGIGVQLTEALAEYWHARVRSELNLGDGKTAGDEDASDTRRFFDLDYRGARYSFGYGSCPDLESRRILVDLLQPERIGVELSEELQLHPEQSTDAFVLYHPEAKYFNV
- the mshC gene encoding cysteine--1-D-myo-inosityl 2-amino-2-deoxy-alpha-D-glucopyranoside ligase; this translates as MYSWPEPEVPTIPGDSVPLQLFDTADGEIRPVQVDGTAGMYVCGITPYDATHLGHAATYLAFDLIYRQLLDNGHEVHYVQNVTDVDDPLFERANRDGVDWRELGTEQIDLFRSDMEALRIIPPRDYVSVMNTVPEVIELVKRLISVGAVYELHGDLYASIDATKNFGYESNYDHTTMRAYFAERGGDPDRPGKRHPLDALVWRKSKDGEPEWDAPFGAGRPGWHIECSAIATNRLGSSFAIQGGGADLIFPHHEFSAAHAEAALGCARMAGHYVHTGMLALDGVKMSKSLGNLVFVSRLVQAGHDPRAIRIALMTGHYREIRNWSDGLLAEAEVRLGRWLRAVALPSNNKDAEQLVASIRAFLAYDLQTQKVLEAIDAWSEQVLLGSNSTERGGEIVAQALDALIGINLMGEQ